From the Pectobacterium carotovorum genome, one window contains:
- the sulA gene encoding SOS-induced cell division inhibitor SulA, which translates to MRTQSISSHNVQSSSFSASQHAAGTSSSAGGIISEIVYNADQPIVTHLLLPLLQQLGTQSRWLLWLSPQQKLSRPWVQQSGLPLDKMVQLHHINPLFTVDAMERALLTGNYSAVLCWLPHELTEEEKVRLRHAAQAGNTYGFIMRPESTGGDAYRLFPSLKIHSTLYH; encoded by the coding sequence ATGCGTACGCAATCAATCAGCTCTCACAACGTTCAGTCGTCATCGTTTTCTGCAAGTCAGCATGCTGCGGGAACCTCGAGCAGCGCGGGCGGAATTATCAGCGAAATCGTGTACAACGCCGATCAGCCCATAGTCACACACCTGTTATTACCGCTCTTACAGCAGTTAGGTACGCAATCCCGTTGGTTGCTATGGCTTTCTCCTCAGCAAAAATTGAGCCGTCCCTGGGTACAGCAATCTGGGTTACCGCTGGATAAAATGGTGCAACTTCACCATATCAATCCGCTGTTTACGGTTGATGCCATGGAGAGGGCCCTGCTGACAGGAAACTACAGCGCGGTGTTGTGCTGGTTACCACATGAATTAACAGAAGAAGAGAAGGTTCGGCTACGCCACGCCGCACAGGCAGGAAATACATACGGCTTTATTATGCGGCCAGAAAGTACTGGCGGTGACGCCTATAGACTATTTCCCAGCCTTAAAATTCATTCGACATTGTATCATTAA
- a CDS encoding Lon protease family protein, whose translation MYNHAFPLDDYIDTLTSNRLSWQHLLPNNTPYQTLFTQAAQLAPAEFSAIQSRLADSLTLFCHPRSPSRFMLLKAQENDEYMALIARALSAIRPDSGAIHGSKYIIEGRHIRVEPATQPADNFAAQQSCGYQEWIEPEQLFGCVRSFHDEITLHPGLIHQVNCGTLILSARALLAQPLMWLRLKQIMAEGLYRWLSPDERKPLPVDVPPMPLDIRLIILGDRESLADIHDMEPELGEHAIYGEFEAQLQLIETDDMARWCAYINALCSENQLPLLDADAWPALVNVAVRYSGDQGNLPLCPRWLISQLKYASLYARDGQITEQALVDAVAARQWREGYLRERMQDEIELGQILIETEGEVVGQVNGLSVLEFPGYPVAFGEPARISCVVHAGDGEFTDVERKAELAGNLHAKGMMIMQAFLITELELDQQLPFSASMVFEQSYSEVDGDSASLAELCALVSALSLRPINQQFAVTGSVDQFGRVQPIGGVNEKIEGFFEVCQRRGLTGTQGVILPVANLRHLCLQEDVVEAVREGKFHLFPVETAPEALSLLTNFAYDDEQQPNLLTAIRERIGQLAPQERRRFPWFFR comes from the coding sequence TTGTATAATCACGCTTTTCCATTAGACGATTACATTGATACTTTGACCAGTAACCGACTCTCATGGCAGCATTTACTGCCCAATAATACGCCTTATCAAACGCTATTCACTCAGGCAGCTCAGCTTGCTCCTGCTGAATTCTCCGCTATTCAGTCGCGTCTGGCAGACAGCCTGACGCTCTTTTGCCACCCTCGATCTCCTTCCCGCTTTATGCTGTTGAAAGCGCAGGAAAACGATGAATATATGGCATTGATCGCCCGTGCGCTAAGCGCAATCAGGCCAGACTCCGGGGCGATACATGGCAGTAAATATATCATTGAGGGTCGTCACATCCGGGTCGAGCCAGCCACACAGCCTGCGGATAATTTTGCCGCACAGCAGTCCTGTGGCTACCAGGAATGGATCGAACCTGAACAGCTCTTCGGCTGTGTGCGCAGTTTTCACGATGAAATCACGCTGCATCCAGGACTGATTCATCAGGTTAATTGCGGTACGCTGATCCTGTCGGCCAGAGCACTGTTGGCTCAGCCCTTAATGTGGCTGCGTCTGAAGCAGATTATGGCTGAGGGGCTCTATCGTTGGTTGTCACCAGATGAGCGCAAGCCACTGCCCGTTGATGTGCCACCGATGCCGCTTGATATTCGCCTGATTATTCTCGGTGACCGCGAGAGTCTGGCTGATATTCATGATATGGAGCCGGAATTAGGCGAGCACGCGATTTACGGCGAATTTGAAGCGCAATTACAGTTGATTGAAACGGATGACATGGCACGCTGGTGCGCCTACATCAATGCACTATGCAGCGAGAATCAACTGCCGCTACTGGACGCCGATGCCTGGCCAGCCTTAGTAAACGTCGCAGTACGCTACAGCGGCGATCAGGGCAATTTGCCATTATGCCCACGCTGGTTAATCAGCCAGTTAAAATATGCTTCGCTGTATGCCAGAGATGGTCAGATCACTGAGCAGGCGCTGGTTGATGCCGTTGCCGCTCGCCAATGGCGTGAAGGCTACCTTCGTGAGCGCATGCAGGATGAAATCGAATTAGGCCAGATTCTGATCGAAACGGAAGGCGAAGTCGTCGGCCAGGTTAACGGCCTGTCCGTACTCGAATTCCCTGGCTACCCTGTTGCCTTTGGCGAACCAGCGCGTATCAGCTGTGTCGTTCACGCTGGCGACGGTGAATTCACCGACGTCGAGCGCAAAGCCGAACTGGCTGGCAATTTGCACGCGAAGGGCATGATGATCATGCAGGCATTCCTGATTACGGAGCTGGAGCTCGATCAACAGCTTCCCTTCTCCGCTTCCATGGTCTTCGAGCAATCATACAGCGAAGTTGACGGTGACAGTGCCTCTCTGGCAGAGCTGTGTGCGTTAGTCAGCGCCCTCTCCTTGCGACCAATCAATCAGCAGTTCGCCGTGACGGGTTCCGTCGATCAGTTTGGTCGCGTGCAGCCAATTGGCGGCGTAAATGAGAAGATCGAGGGTTTCTTTGAGGTCTGCCAGCGTCGCGGATTGACGGGAACACAGGGCGTGATTTTACCTGTGGCTAACCTGCGTCATCTCTGTTTACAGGAAGATGTCGTTGAAGCCGTACGCGAAGGGAAATTCCATCTTTTCCCAGTAGAAACTGCGCCAGAAGCGTTGTCATTATTGACCAACTTCGCGTATGACGATGAGCAGCAGCCAAACCTGCTGACCGCGATTCGTGAGCGAATTGGACAACTTGCACCGCAGGAACGCAGACGTTTCCCTTGGTTTTTCCGTTAA
- a CDS encoding tellurite resistance TerB family protein → MNNWLQQIQGLLNSGSKQGNHHQGGKNGNLGDMLKPAALGGLAGVLLSNKSTRKIIGSLGKNALIIGGSAAAGVVLWNQYKKRVRDTHQDDPQFGSQSSADTIRARRLIQALVFAAKSDGHIDTTEKQRIDENIQQLQLGSEAHRWVQEAIEQPLDPVLLAKDVKNEEEALEIYFLSCAVIDVDHFMEKSYLDALATELKIPQDVRQSITNELKSPS, encoded by the coding sequence ATGAATAATTGGCTGCAACAGATTCAGGGCTTATTAAACTCCGGTAGCAAGCAGGGAAATCATCATCAAGGGGGTAAAAACGGCAATTTGGGCGACATGCTGAAACCCGCTGCGCTAGGCGGTTTGGCTGGCGTCTTGTTGTCGAATAAATCCACTCGGAAGATCATAGGCTCATTGGGTAAAAATGCGTTGATCATTGGCGGCAGTGCCGCGGCGGGCGTGGTGCTGTGGAACCAGTACAAGAAACGCGTTCGCGACACACATCAGGACGATCCGCAGTTTGGTTCCCAGTCCTCAGCCGACACTATTCGCGCCCGTCGTCTGATTCAGGCTCTGGTTTTTGCTGCTAAAAGTGACGGCCACATTGATACTACAGAAAAACAGCGTATTGATGAGAACATTCAGCAACTGCAACTGGGCAGTGAAGCACACCGCTGGGTGCAGGAAGCGATAGAGCAACCGCTTGACCCGGTTCTGCTGGCTAAAGACGTGAAGAATGAGGAAGAGGCGCTTGAGATCTACTTCCTGAGCTGTGCGGTCATTGACGTCGATCACTTCATGGAGAAAAGCTATCTGGATGCGTTAGCGACCGAATTGAAGATACCGCAAGATGTACGGCAGTCGATCACCAACGAGCTGAAAAGCCCGTCATGA
- the matP gene encoding macrodomain Ter protein MatP — MKYQQLENLECGWKWKYLVKKYREGEEITRFLEQSAADEAVQALLKMENQPVKVLEWIAQCMNPTLENRMKQTIRARRKRHFNAEHQHTRKKSIDLEYLVWQRLAALAQRRGVTLSETIVQLIEDAEHKEKYASQMSLLKQDLKAILNNDEM; from the coding sequence ATGAAATATCAACAACTAGAAAATCTTGAGTGCGGGTGGAAATGGAAGTATCTGGTGAAAAAATATCGGGAGGGAGAAGAGATCACGCGCTTTCTGGAGCAAAGTGCCGCGGACGAAGCGGTACAGGCATTGCTTAAAATGGAAAACCAGCCGGTGAAAGTGCTGGAGTGGATTGCGCAATGCATGAATCCCACCTTAGAAAATCGGATGAAGCAGACGATCCGCGCACGGCGTAAACGTCATTTCAATGCAGAACACCAACATACGCGCAAGAAATCGATCGATCTGGAATATTTGGTCTGGCAGCGTCTTGCGGCTCTGGCTCAAAGACGCGGAGTGACCTTGTCAGAAACGATTGTGCAGCTAATCGAAGATGCTGAGCATAAAGAGAAATACGCCAGCCAGATGTCGTTGCTCAAGCAGGATCTCAAAGCCATTCTGAATAACGACGAGATGTGA
- a CDS encoding TfoX/Sxy family DNA transformation protein — MKHLCKKRILQSQHSFSSLGDITSRSQFGGYSIAANKTIFGLVSEGELYLRASKKDEKYFQQRDMPHLIYTKRGMPVPLNYFLVDEALWQEPVQLLYFARLALVGAQYDKAVRSTNGRLKDLPNLNHDIERLLWKAGIRNIDELQHYGAKNSYLELRKVRANLSVNVLLALAGAICGTHQAALPRGIRNELLEWYKNNAVSKGSKH, encoded by the coding sequence ATGAAGCATTTATGCAAAAAAAGGATTTTGCAATCTCAGCATTCTTTTTCATCTTTGGGGGACATCACTTCACGTTCCCAATTTGGTGGCTACAGCATCGCAGCAAATAAAACGATTTTTGGACTGGTGTCGGAAGGGGAGCTTTATCTTCGCGCCAGTAAGAAGGATGAAAAATATTTTCAGCAGCGTGATATGCCTCATCTGATTTATACCAAACGCGGTATGCCAGTTCCGTTGAATTATTTTCTTGTTGATGAAGCATTATGGCAAGAACCTGTGCAGCTCCTGTATTTTGCCCGTTTGGCGTTGGTTGGTGCGCAGTATGATAAAGCCGTCAGAAGCACCAACGGACGGCTAAAGGATCTCCCGAATCTCAACCATGATATTGAACGCCTGTTGTGGAAAGCGGGGATAAGAAATATTGATGAATTACAGCATTATGGCGCGAAGAATAGCTATCTCGAATTGCGAAAGGTTCGCGCTAATCTGAGTGTCAACGTGCTATTGGCGCTTGCCGGCGCCATTTGCGGCACGCATCAGGCGGCACTTCCTCGTGGTATCCGCAATGAATTGTTGGAATGGTATAAGAACAATGCGGTCTCCAAAGGATCAAAACACTAA
- the betA gene encoding choline dehydrogenase, which produces MEYDYIIIGAGSAGNVLATRLTEESDVSVLLLEAGGPDYRLDFRTQMPAALAFPLQGKRYNWAYETDPEPHMNNRRMECGRGKGLGGSSLINGMCYIRGNAMDFDNWATMPGLEDWSYLDCLPYFRKAETRDVGSNDYHGATGPVSVTTPKMGNNELFHAMVEAGVQAGYPRTDDLNGYQQEGFGPMDRTVTPKGRRASTARGYLDQAKGRKNLTIVTHALTDRILFDGKRAVGVAYFKGENAQTAKARREVLLCAGAIASPQILQRSGVGPKALLQGLDIPVVHELPGVGENLQDHLEMYLQYACKEPVSLYPALQWFNQPKIGAEWLFNGTGIGASNQFEAGGFIRSRDEFAWPNIQYHFLPVAINYNGSNAVKEHGFQAHVGSMRSLSRGRVQVRSKDAREHPSILFNYMSTEQDWQEFRDAIRITREIMAQPALDKYRGREISPGLEVQTDEELDEFIRTHAETAFHPSCSCKMGEDEMAVVDGQGRVHGMEGLRVVDASIMPQIITGNLNATTIMIAEKIADRIRRRQPLPRSKARYYVSGNTPVRKAPLKPAS; this is translated from the coding sequence ATGGAATATGATTACATCATTATCGGAGCGGGTTCTGCTGGCAATGTGCTGGCAACGCGTTTAACAGAAGAAAGCGACGTAAGCGTGCTGCTGCTTGAAGCTGGTGGCCCGGACTATCGGTTGGATTTTCGCACGCAAATGCCCGCGGCATTAGCTTTCCCACTACAGGGTAAGCGTTATAACTGGGCGTATGAGACTGACCCAGAACCTCACATGAATAATCGCCGTATGGAATGCGGTCGTGGCAAAGGGTTGGGGGGCTCATCGTTGATTAACGGCATGTGCTACATCCGTGGCAATGCGATGGATTTTGATAACTGGGCGACGATGCCCGGCCTGGAAGACTGGAGTTACCTTGACTGTCTGCCGTATTTCCGCAAAGCGGAAACGCGGGATGTGGGATCGAATGACTATCATGGCGCGACGGGCCCTGTATCGGTGACCACGCCGAAGATGGGAAACAACGAACTGTTTCACGCTATGGTTGAAGCGGGCGTACAGGCCGGTTATCCGCGTACGGACGATCTTAATGGCTATCAGCAGGAAGGGTTTGGGCCGATGGACAGGACCGTTACGCCGAAGGGGCGTCGCGCCAGTACTGCCCGAGGCTATCTGGATCAAGCGAAAGGTCGTAAAAATCTGACCATCGTGACGCATGCTTTAACCGACAGAATTCTCTTTGACGGAAAACGTGCCGTCGGTGTCGCTTACTTTAAGGGCGAAAATGCGCAGACGGCGAAGGCACGTCGTGAAGTGCTGCTATGTGCGGGAGCGATCGCCTCGCCGCAGATCCTGCAACGCTCCGGCGTGGGGCCGAAAGCGTTGCTTCAGGGGCTCGATATTCCCGTGGTGCACGAGTTGCCCGGCGTCGGCGAGAATTTACAGGATCACCTGGAAATGTATTTGCAATACGCCTGCAAAGAACCGGTGTCGTTGTATCCAGCGCTGCAGTGGTTTAATCAGCCGAAAATCGGGGCGGAATGGCTGTTCAACGGCACAGGCATTGGTGCCAGCAACCAGTTTGAAGCTGGTGGATTTATTCGCAGCCGCGATGAATTCGCCTGGCCGAACATTCAATACCATTTTCTCCCTGTTGCGATTAACTACAACGGCAGTAACGCGGTAAAAGAGCACGGGTTTCAGGCGCATGTTGGCTCTATGCGTTCACTTAGCCGGGGGCGCGTGCAGGTGCGTTCCAAAGATGCCCGTGAGCACCCCAGTATCCTGTTCAACTATATGTCGACAGAACAGGACTGGCAGGAATTTCGCGATGCAATCCGCATTACGCGTGAAATCATGGCGCAACCTGCGCTGGATAAATACCGTGGTCGAGAAATCAGTCCTGGGTTGGAGGTGCAGACCGATGAGGAACTGGATGAATTTATCCGTACCCACGCTGAGACGGCATTCCATCCCTCCTGTTCCTGTAAGATGGGAGAGGACGAGATGGCGGTGGTTGATGGGCAAGGTCGGGTTCACGGCATGGAAGGGCTGCGCGTGGTGGATGCCTCCATTATGCCGCAGATTATTACCGGTAACCTGAACGCGACAACCATCATGATTGCCGAGAAGATTGCCGACCGAATCCGTCGGCGCCAGCCGCTGCCGCGCAGCAAAGCGCGTTACTATGTGTCGGGAAATACTCCGGTCAGAAAAGCACCGCTGAAACCAGCCTCGTAA
- the ompA gene encoding porin OmpA has product MKKTAIAVAVALASFATVAQAAPKDNTWYTGGKLGVSQFHDTGFYGNGYTGVNNNPIKSKLGAGAFVGYQANPYLGFELGYDWLGRMKYAGSTASAADSASFKAQGIQLAAKLSYPVLPDLDVYTRLGGMVWRADSHAATSVNTGTRADISNDDTGVSPLAAIGVEYAIDKNWATRVDYQWVSNIGDAGTVGARPDNMLMSVGLSYRFGQDDRVAPVVAPAPTPAPAPVVETKRFTLKSDVLFNFNKATLKAEGQQSLDQLYTQLSSLDPKDGSVVVLGFTDRLGSEQYNQALSEKRAQSVVDYLVSKGIPANKISARGLGKSQPVTGSTCDNVKPRAALIDCLAPDRRVEIEVKGIKDVVTQPQA; this is encoded by the coding sequence ATGAAAAAAACAGCTATCGCAGTTGCAGTGGCACTGGCTAGCTTCGCGACCGTCGCGCAAGCAGCTCCTAAAGACAATACCTGGTACACCGGTGGTAAACTGGGTGTGTCTCAATTCCACGATACTGGTTTCTACGGAAATGGTTACACCGGTGTCAACAACAACCCAATCAAAAGCAAGTTAGGCGCTGGTGCATTTGTTGGTTATCAAGCCAACCCGTACCTGGGTTTTGAACTGGGCTACGACTGGCTGGGCCGCATGAAGTATGCTGGTTCTACTGCTAGTGCAGCAGACAGCGCGAGCTTCAAAGCACAGGGCATCCAACTGGCTGCTAAACTGAGCTACCCAGTTCTGCCGGATCTGGACGTTTATACTCGTCTGGGCGGTATGGTATGGCGCGCAGACAGCCATGCAGCTACCTCTGTAAACACCGGTACAAGAGCTGACATCAGCAACGACGACACTGGCGTTTCTCCGCTGGCTGCGATCGGTGTTGAATACGCTATCGACAAAAACTGGGCTACTCGTGTTGACTACCAGTGGGTAAGCAACATTGGTGATGCTGGTACCGTTGGTGCCCGTCCAGACAACATGCTGATGAGCGTTGGCCTGTCTTACCGTTTCGGCCAGGATGACCGTGTAGCACCAGTTGTTGCTCCGGCTCCAACTCCAGCTCCGGCTCCAGTTGTTGAAACCAAGCGTTTCACGCTGAAATCTGACGTCCTGTTCAACTTCAACAAAGCAACGCTGAAAGCAGAAGGCCAGCAATCACTGGATCAACTGTACACTCAACTGAGCTCTCTGGATCCGAAAGACGGTTCTGTTGTTGTTCTGGGCTTCACTGACCGTTTAGGTTCAGAGCAATACAACCAAGCCCTGTCTGAAAAACGTGCACAGAGCGTCGTGGATTACCTGGTTTCTAAAGGCATCCCTGCGAACAAAATCTCTGCTCGTGGCCTGGGTAAATCTCAACCTGTTACCGGTTCTACCTGTGACAACGTGAAACCTCGTGCTGCGCTGATCGACTGCCTGGCACCAGATCGTCGCGTAGAGATCGAAGTTAAAGGCATCAAAGACGTTGTAACTCAGCCTCAGGCTTAA
- the fabA gene encoding bifunctional 3-hydroxydecanoyl-ACP dehydratase/trans-2-decenoyl-ACP isomerase has translation MVDKRESYTKEDLLASSRGELFGPQGPQLPAPNMLMMDRVVKMTEDGGKYGKGYVEAELDITPDLWFFGCHFIGDPVMPGCLGLDAMWQLVGFYLGWLGGEGKGRALGVGEVKFTGQVLPTAKKVTYRIHFKRVINRRLVMGIADGEVLVDGQQIYTADELKVGLFKDTSSF, from the coding sequence ATGGTAGATAAACGCGAATCCTATACAAAAGAAGACCTCCTTGCCTCCAGTCGTGGTGAGCTGTTTGGCCCGCAAGGCCCTCAGTTACCCGCCCCTAACATGCTCATGATGGACCGCGTCGTTAAGATGACAGAAGACGGCGGTAAGTATGGCAAAGGCTATGTGGAAGCCGAATTGGATATCACGCCTGACCTGTGGTTCTTCGGTTGCCATTTCATCGGCGATCCAGTGATGCCAGGTTGCCTTGGTCTGGATGCTATGTGGCAGCTCGTTGGCTTCTATCTGGGCTGGTTAGGTGGCGAAGGTAAAGGCCGCGCACTCGGCGTGGGTGAAGTCAAATTCACCGGACAAGTGCTGCCGACGGCGAAGAAAGTGACTTATCGCATTCACTTCAAACGTGTGATCAATCGCCGTTTGGTGATGGGTATTGCTGATGGCGAAGTACTGGTTGACGGTCAGCAAATCTATACCGCTGACGAACTGAAAGTGGGCCTGTTCAAAGACACCAGCTCTTTCTAA